One Anaerohalosphaeraceae bacterium genomic region harbors:
- a CDS encoding substrate-binding domain-containing protein, producing MKWRQTAVYLILGLSAVFFISGVVRKINLLRQRASISKTIAVIPKGTASMWWEVVRQGAAKAAQERGYLISWTGPEQESDREKQIQAVEDAVVKNVVGIVLGPNDAKALARPVQKIKAAGIPCVIIDSAVEADPADYVSFVATDNYLGGAKAARRLAQACGGRGKVILTKFIQNSASTDARAQGFRETLAREFPQMQIAAEQYTLGTVEDSRQKTVDMLMRNADVIGLFAVNQPTTVGAYKALQNQELLGKVKMVGFDSDPVVLEGIEKGGVEALVVQNPFAIGYEGVRILIEAVEGRSVPKQVPIESMIVERENLEEMKQKFPAALGL from the coding sequence ATGAAATGGCGTCAGACAGCGGTTTATTTGATTCTCGGCCTGTCGGCTGTATTTTTCATTTCCGGTGTGGTTCGCAAAATCAATCTGCTGCGTCAGAGGGCGTCCATTTCCAAAACGATTGCCGTTATTCCCAAAGGAACAGCTTCGATGTGGTGGGAGGTTGTGCGGCAGGGGGCCGCCAAAGCCGCTCAGGAACGCGGCTATCTCATTTCCTGGACAGGTCCGGAACAGGAAAGCGACCGGGAAAAGCAAATCCAGGCGGTTGAAGACGCCGTTGTAAAGAATGTTGTCGGGATTGTCCTGGGGCCCAACGATGCCAAAGCCCTGGCTCGTCCCGTGCAGAAAATCAAAGCCGCCGGCATTCCCTGCGTGATTATCGACTCAGCGGTAGAGGCCGACCCGGCGGATTATGTGTCGTTTGTGGCTACCGATAATTATCTGGGCGGAGCCAAGGCCGCTCGTCGGCTGGCGCAGGCCTGCGGCGGCAGAGGCAAAGTGATTTTGACGAAGTTTATTCAAAACTCCGCCTCGACCGACGCCCGTGCTCAGGGATTTCGGGAGACTCTGGCCCGCGAATTTCCCCAGATGCAGATTGCCGCGGAACAGTACACACTCGGCACGGTGGAAGATTCCCGCCAGAAGACGGTGGATATGCTGATGCGCAATGCGGATGTCATCGGCCTTTTTGCCGTTAATCAGCCGACAACGGTCGGGGCCTATAAGGCCCTGCAGAACCAGGAGCTGCTCGGCAAGGTGAAAATGGTCGGCTTCGATTCGGACCCGGTGGTGCTGGAAGGGATTGAAAAGGGAGGGGTTGAGGCCCTCGTGGTGCAGAACCCCTTTGCGATTGGATACGAAGGGGTTCGGATTTTAATTGAGGCCGTGGAGGGCCGATCGGTTCCGAAACAGGTTCCGATTGAAAGTATGATTGTCGAGCGGGAGAATCTCGAAGAGATGAAGCAGAAATTTCCGGCGGCGTTGGGACTGTAA
- a CDS encoding ABC transporter permease has translation MNRFAKQLLPFCSLIFIISLWSFLEPDNFLSFRNFSNVLRRSSINGIMAAGMTFVIIAAGIDLSVGSMLALCGMVGSAAMLFLSGASWQQIAAGNYVPLTASAMFWGTVVGVLFGALCGWINGTLITRLKLAPFIVTLGTMSIFRGITYLMNDGKPFAVSDYTFLDIGTIGPFPASVVILVLVLAAAAFLLNYTPFGRYVYAVGSNPETAFHVGINVPRILTVIYTLTGACTGLAAMITTSRASSAQPTAGISLELDVIAAVIIGGCSPSGGKGTLTGTIIGTLLISFLRNGLTLLDISTNVQLVVIGAIIVLAVTADQLATKRQA, from the coding sequence ATGAATCGTTTTGCCAAACAGCTGCTGCCGTTTTGTTCGCTGATTTTTATCATTTCGCTTTGGAGTTTTCTGGAGCCCGATAACTTTCTGTCTTTCCGAAACTTCAGCAATGTTCTCCGCCGTTCTTCTATCAACGGTATTATGGCGGCGGGGATGACCTTTGTGATTATCGCCGCCGGAATCGACCTGTCGGTCGGGTCGATGCTGGCTCTGTGCGGGATGGTCGGCTCGGCGGCGATGCTGTTTCTCAGCGGGGCTTCCTGGCAGCAGATTGCGGCGGGCAATTATGTCCCTCTGACGGCGTCAGCGATGTTCTGGGGAACGGTTGTCGGCGTGCTCTTTGGAGCTTTATGCGGCTGGATAAACGGAACGCTGATTACGCGGCTGAAACTGGCGCCTTTTATCGTCACGCTCGGCACAATGAGCATTTTCCGGGGGATTACCTATCTGATGAATGACGGCAAGCCGTTTGCCGTGTCGGATTATACCTTTCTGGATATCGGTACAATCGGGCCGTTCCCCGCATCAGTTGTGATTTTGGTGCTGGTGCTTGCGGCGGCGGCCTTCCTTTTGAACTATACCCCCTTTGGACGCTATGTTTATGCGGTGGGTTCCAATCCGGAAACGGCGTTTCATGTCGGCATTAACGTGCCTCGCATTCTGACGGTCATTTATACTCTGACAGGGGCCTGTACCGGCCTGGCCGCGATGATTACCACCAGCCGGGCCAGCTCCGCCCAGCCCACAGCGGGCATATCTCTTGAACTGGATGTGATTGCCGCCGTGATTATCGGGGGCTGCTCGCCCAGCGGCGGGAAAGGCACCCTGACCGGTACCATTATTGGAACCCTGCTGATCAGTTTCCTGCGGAACGGTCTGACGCTGCTGGATATTTCCACGAATGTTCAGCTGGTGGTCATCGGGGCGATTATCGTCTTGGCTGTGACGGCCGACCAGCTGGCAACCAAACGCCAGGCGTAA
- a CDS encoding TonB-dependent receptor gives MKRWKGICCFLLGTALACAAAETKETLSTQTDLFELPLEALMEIEITSSARRPQSISRASRAVYILTAEDIRQAGPTRIDDLFRMVPGMDVFQTKGLVSAVGSRGYVKWNNERMQILLDGRPLYDPYLGGALFYLHPIFLEEIERIEVIRGSAGVAWGVNAMNGVINIITKKAADTQGGLAYAAAGNNGLIHSFLRYGGTADNVSWRAMLGHLANDGFVRENGRRVPDDYSAFLSTGRAEVRLSEDSTLTLTGGHQNAYSNNETLDYFNIQWEKRLEDGSVWQIRWTESYIFRWDQTNYYSGSNNWLYNRADIRSREEILEIQHNYQTGRHNIVWGADFTRDIYRSHPLNDQKNTIPEDFDNNQGSVFFEDEITLADNLWLTLGWRGHYNQLTHFDWAANSALVWEFTPKHFLRGAVARSFRRPTLWQMFRCGPLKYKGTDGFPDGTILIGEGNDSLDNETMISYELGYRGQWADNLSVNIEGYLNQDKDMMALDKALVQYTPTWPPDWSDTDWYDQWKNIYDVTTYGLESSIEWEPTKWWLVRGFHTYLHQTRRNELTNWRTGETGIILSPKHRVGLTNRFKLDEVTTLNTQLYWTDTATPYLEYIPGKPFWRLDVRLARRLWNDRAEIAVGGMNLLDRSHPEGGYDWGTDRYNEVPRQLYIEFSCRF, from the coding sequence TTGAAGCGATGGAAAGGAATTTGCTGTTTTCTTCTGGGCACAGCGCTGGCCTGTGCAGCCGCTGAAACAAAGGAAACCCTTTCGACTCAGACGGACCTGTTCGAACTGCCGCTGGAAGCTCTGATGGAAATTGAAATCACCTCCTCCGCCCGCCGACCCCAGTCTATCAGCCGCGCCTCACGGGCCGTCTATATCCTCACCGCCGAGGATATCCGGCAGGCCGGCCCGACCCGCATTGACGACCTGTTCCGGATGGTTCCCGGAATGGATGTATTCCAAACCAAAGGCCTGGTTTCAGCCGTCGGCAGCCGCGGGTATGTCAAATGGAACAATGAACGAATGCAGATTCTCCTGGACGGACGGCCCTTGTATGACCCCTATCTGGGCGGAGCCCTTTTTTATCTGCACCCGATTTTCCTGGAGGAAATCGAACGCATTGAAGTCATTCGCGGGTCCGCCGGTGTGGCTTGGGGCGTCAATGCCATGAACGGCGTCATCAATATCATCACCAAAAAAGCCGCTGACACGCAGGGAGGACTCGCCTATGCCGCTGCCGGCAATAACGGTCTGATTCACAGTTTCCTCCGGTACGGCGGGACGGCAGACAATGTCTCCTGGCGGGCCATGCTCGGACACCTGGCCAACGACGGATTTGTTCGGGAAAACGGACGCCGAGTGCCCGATGACTACAGCGCCTTCCTGAGCACAGGCCGGGCGGAAGTTCGATTGTCCGAAGACTCGACCCTGACGTTGACAGGCGGACATCAGAACGCCTACTCCAACAACGAAACGCTGGATTATTTCAATATCCAGTGGGAGAAACGGCTGGAGGACGGAAGCGTCTGGCAGATACGCTGGACGGAAAGTTATATCTTCCGCTGGGACCAAACGAACTACTACTCCGGCTCGAACAACTGGCTTTACAACCGGGCGGATATCCGTTCCCGAGAAGAAATTCTCGAAATCCAGCATAATTACCAGACCGGCCGGCATAATATCGTCTGGGGAGCTGATTTCACGCGGGACATCTACCGCAGCCATCCGCTCAATGACCAGAAGAATACCATTCCGGAGGATTTCGATAACAATCAGGGCAGCGTCTTTTTTGAAGACGAAATCACGCTGGCTGATAATCTGTGGCTGACACTCGGCTGGCGAGGGCATTACAACCAGCTGACCCATTTTGACTGGGCGGCCAACAGCGCTCTGGTCTGGGAGTTTACCCCCAAACATTTCCTCCGCGGAGCCGTTGCCCGTTCGTTCCGCCGCCCGACCCTCTGGCAGATGTTCCGCTGCGGACCGCTGAAATATAAAGGCACAGATGGGTTCCCTGACGGAACCATCCTGATCGGCGAGGGAAATGACTCGCTGGATAACGAAACGATGATTTCCTATGAACTCGGTTATCGCGGTCAGTGGGCCGACAACCTGTCCGTTAATATCGAGGGGTATCTCAATCAGGACAAGGATATGATGGCCCTTGATAAAGCCCTCGTACAATATACCCCAACCTGGCCCCCCGACTGGTCAGATACCGATTGGTATGACCAGTGGAAAAACATATACGATGTTACGACATATGGTCTGGAAAGCAGCATCGAATGGGAGCCGACGAAATGGTGGCTCGTTCGGGGATTTCATACCTATCTCCATCAAACCAGACGCAATGAGCTGACCAACTGGCGAACCGGTGAAACCGGCATTATCTTAAGTCCCAAGCATCGTGTCGGTCTGACAAACCGCTTCAAACTGGATGAAGTCACCACGCTGAACACCCAGCTGTACTGGACCGACACCGCCACTCCATACCTCGAATACATTCCGGGCAAGCCCTTCTGGCGGCTGGATGTCCGCCTGGCCCGGCGGCTCTGGAACGACCGGGCGGAAATCGCCGTTGGAGGCATGAACCTGCTGGACCGCTCTCACCCCGAAGGCGGCTACGACTGGGGAACCGACCGGTATAACGAGGTGCCTCGACAATTGTACATCGAGTTTTCCTGCCGATTCTAA
- a CDS encoding ABC transporter ATP-binding protein encodes MSPNDVLISLKNIHRRYRVGSETVHALRGVNLQVRRNEYVAIMGHSGSGKSTLMNIIGCLDRADEGTYELNGILTTEMSGAQLAQIRNEQIGFVFQSYELLPRLNALKNVELPLLYSKVGFLARRRLAEEALERVGLAERMHHRPNQLSGGEKQRVAVARALVARPSLLLADEPTGNLDTLTSQSIMALFETLYQQGQTIILVTHEADIACHARRIVRMRDGQIISDLPVEQDPAWILLHPTGAAPKKEDR; translated from the coding sequence ATGAGTCCTAATGACGTTCTGATCTCTCTGAAAAACATTCATCGCCGCTACCGCGTCGGAAGCGAGACGGTACACGCCCTGCGCGGTGTCAATCTGCAGGTGCGGCGCAACGAATATGTGGCGATCATGGGCCACAGCGGCTCCGGCAAAAGCACCCTGATGAATATCATCGGCTGTCTGGACCGGGCGGACGAAGGCACCTATGAGCTCAACGGCATCCTCACCACGGAAATGAGCGGCGCCCAGCTGGCCCAGATACGAAATGAACAGATCGGATTTGTGTTTCAATCGTATGAGCTGCTCCCGCGTCTGAATGCCCTGAAAAATGTGGAGCTGCCTTTGCTGTATTCAAAGGTCGGTTTTTTGGCCCGCCGGCGTCTGGCGGAGGAGGCACTCGAACGGGTGGGACTGGCCGAACGGATGCACCATCGGCCCAACCAGCTCAGCGGCGGCGAAAAACAGCGCGTGGCCGTTGCCCGTGCGCTGGTCGCCCGCCCCAGTCTGCTCCTGGCCGACGAGCCCACCGGTAACCTCGACACCCTAACCAGCCAAAGCATCATGGCCCTGTTTGAAACGCTTTATCAGCAGGGACAGACCATTATTCTCGTTACACACGAGGCGGATATCGCCTGCCATGCCAGACGCATCGTTCGAATGCGGGACGGGCAAATCATCAGCGACCTGCCGGTCGAACAGGACCCGGCCTGGATTCTGCTGCACCCCACAGGGGCTGCACCGAAAAAGGAGGACCGATGA
- a CDS encoding sugar ABC transporter ATP-binding protein produces MAGELQMRNIVKTFGPVKALQGVTFTARPGTVHALCGENGAGKSTLMKILAGVFEPDAGEIYLDGQKRTFSGPRDALEAGISMLYQELDLAEDLTVTENLFLGREIRGRIPFILNRKAMIDQTVRQCRLYGFDLNPLAPVRTLTAGQCQIVELLKALMRSARIFVMDEPTSSLTEAEAQRLFEIIRRLRGLGMTIIYISHRMEEVARLADEITVLRDGAVAASAPASEMDIPTVVRHMVGRELKDYYPVRRSNPGAVLFEADNLKTAEGIEGVSFAVRSGEIVGMAGLVGAGRTETARAVFGVQPLLQGTFRWQGKPLVISSPAEAIRQGIAYLTEDRKRTGLCTILPAGWNMTLPNYPRIGMRYLLRLRKEQAVCEEYGRKVSVRWSSPGVRAADLSGGNQQKLLIARWLMAQSQFLIFDEPTRGIDVGAKRDVYQMLADLAEQGKAILMISSELPELFGLCDRILVMRRGRLVADLETRKTTPEEVMHYAAVEEPRR; encoded by the coding sequence TTGGCGGGCGAACTGCAAATGCGGAATATCGTCAAGACCTTCGGCCCGGTCAAGGCTCTGCAGGGAGTTACTTTTACCGCTCGCCCGGGTACGGTTCACGCCCTCTGCGGGGAAAACGGCGCCGGCAAATCCACGCTGATGAAGATTCTGGCCGGCGTGTTTGAGCCCGATGCAGGAGAGATTTATCTGGATGGACAAAAGCGAACCTTCAGCGGCCCGCGGGATGCCCTGGAGGCCGGCATTTCGATGCTGTATCAGGAACTGGATCTGGCCGAAGACCTCACGGTGACGGAAAATCTTTTTTTGGGACGTGAAATCCGGGGACGCATTCCGTTCATTCTGAATCGAAAGGCGATGATAGACCAAACGGTCCGGCAGTGCCGGCTTTATGGGTTTGACCTGAATCCGCTGGCTCCCGTTCGGACCCTGACGGCCGGACAGTGCCAGATTGTCGAACTGCTCAAAGCCCTGATGCGCAGCGCGCGGATTTTTGTGATGGATGAACCGACTTCCTCGCTGACGGAGGCCGAAGCACAGCGGCTGTTTGAGATTATCCGCCGTCTTCGCGGGCTGGGGATGACGATTATCTATATTTCTCATCGGATGGAAGAGGTGGCTCGTCTGGCCGATGAGATTACCGTTTTGCGGGATGGAGCCGTGGCGGCTTCGGCTCCGGCATCCGAGATGGATATTCCGACGGTAGTTCGGCACATGGTCGGTCGGGAGCTGAAAGACTACTATCCGGTCCGCCGCTCGAATCCGGGGGCAGTGCTTTTTGAGGCGGACAATCTGAAGACGGCGGAGGGAATCGAAGGGGTTTCTTTTGCGGTGCGGTCCGGCGAGATAGTCGGAATGGCCGGGCTGGTCGGGGCCGGACGCACGGAGACGGCCCGCGCCGTGTTCGGGGTTCAGCCGCTGTTGCAGGGAACATTCCGCTGGCAGGGCAAACCGCTTGTGATTTCATCGCCCGCCGAGGCCATTCGGCAGGGCATTGCCTATCTGACCGAAGACCGCAAACGCACCGGGCTGTGCACCATTCTGCCGGCCGGCTGGAATATGACGCTGCCGAACTATCCCCGCATCGGAATGCGGTATCTTCTGCGTCTGCGAAAAGAGCAGGCGGTTTGCGAGGAATATGGGCGGAAAGTATCCGTTCGGTGGTCATCGCCCGGCGTGCGTGCGGCGGATTTGTCCGGAGGCAATCAGCAGAAACTGCTGATTGCCCGCTGGCTGATGGCTCAATCGCAGTTTTTGATTTTCGATGAGCCCACACGAGGAATCGATGTGGGGGCCAAACGAGACGTGTATCAGATGCTGGCGGACCTGGCCGAGCAGGGCAAGGCCATTCTGATGATTTCCTCCGAGCTGCCGGAACTGTTCGGCCTTTGCGACCGCATTTTGGTGATGCGCCGCGGACGTCTTGTCGCCGACCTGGAAACCCGAAAAACCACCCCGGAAGAAGTGATGCATTATGCCGCCGTGGAGGAGCCCAGACGATGA
- a CDS encoding TolC family protein codes for MNKKPFLLGWIVGLPFVLLGCDTTPEPVSFYEAKTKPEKLRQIEPLILPAAEPNEQPQPAAPLPEEIRLTLEQCRAWALENNLGLKAELLSPTIAAEALSAEEAKFEASFFSRIQYSKTDRPVGTALFVQGSSTESGTVDLGVQMPLQTGGTLTVDLVDNRTLTNQTSFFLNPSYTSALSFSISQPLLRNAGHRASMHSIRLRRYDQQIAEARTKLEVISVLAAADRAYWRLAAARKELEVRLQQYELAKAQLERAQRMAAAGQTAEVEVLRAQAGIASQAEQIILAENNLRARQRELKRIINQLNLPVQSAVRLIPATEPDLVRYELDAKDLVAKAIENRMELLEMELQIARQVSTIDYLKNQALPVVNLEYTYNINGLGPTRNDSYDLLQENRFADHRLGLTMLIPLGNEAAKSTLRAAFYQRMQLLSTRENRKSLIEMEVLNAVDQAQAGWQRILAARQNVLLEARLVEAEIRQFENGLRTSTDVLEAQARLANAQSAEIRAVTEYQISLVDLAYATGTLMGAAKVDWEPAALRR; via the coding sequence ATGAATAAAAAGCCCTTTTTGCTCGGATGGATTGTCGGACTGCCTTTTGTCCTGCTCGGCTGTGATACTACCCCCGAACCGGTTTCGTTTTACGAAGCAAAGACCAAACCGGAAAAACTTCGACAAATTGAACCGCTGATTCTTCCGGCGGCTGAACCGAATGAACAGCCCCAGCCCGCGGCTCCGCTGCCGGAGGAAATCCGGCTGACCCTCGAACAGTGCCGGGCCTGGGCACTGGAGAACAATCTCGGGCTGAAGGCCGAACTGCTCAGTCCGACCATCGCCGCCGAAGCCCTCAGCGCTGAGGAAGCCAAATTTGAGGCATCGTTCTTCAGCCGCATTCAGTATTCCAAAACAGACCGGCCAGTCGGAACCGCCCTTTTTGTCCAGGGCTCCAGCACCGAATCAGGCACGGTAGATTTGGGCGTTCAGATGCCGCTGCAGACGGGCGGCACCCTGACGGTGGATTTGGTGGACAATCGAACCCTCACAAACCAGACTTCATTTTTCCTGAATCCTTCCTACACCAGCGCTTTGAGCTTCTCCATCAGTCAGCCGCTGCTGCGGAATGCCGGGCATCGGGCCTCTATGCATTCCATCCGGCTCCGCCGGTACGATCAGCAGATAGCCGAGGCCCGAACAAAACTGGAGGTCATCTCCGTTCTGGCGGCGGCGGATCGGGCGTATTGGCGTCTGGCGGCGGCCCGCAAGGAACTGGAGGTCCGGCTTCAGCAGTATGAACTGGCCAAGGCCCAACTGGAGCGGGCTCAGCGGATGGCGGCGGCAGGCCAGACAGCCGAAGTGGAAGTCCTTCGGGCTCAGGCCGGAATCGCCTCCCAGGCCGAGCAGATTATTCTGGCGGAAAACAACCTTCGGGCCCGTCAGCGTGAACTGAAAAGAATCATCAATCAGCTGAATCTGCCGGTACAATCAGCCGTGCGGCTGATTCCGGCCACCGAACCGGATTTGGTTCGATACGAACTGGATGCAAAAGATTTAGTCGCCAAAGCAATCGAAAACCGAATGGAGCTGCTGGAGATGGAACTCCAGATTGCCCGGCAGGTCAGCACCATTGACTATTTGAAAAATCAGGCCCTGCCGGTCGTCAACCTCGAATATACCTACAATATCAACGGATTAGGCCCCACCCGAAACGACTCCTATGACCTGCTGCAGGAAAACCGCTTTGCCGACCACCGACTGGGACTGACGATGCTGATTCCGCTGGGCAATGAAGCCGCCAAAAGCACCCTGCGAGCCGCCTTTTATCAGCGGATGCAGCTTCTGTCTACGCGGGAAAACCGCAAATCACTGATTGAGATGGAAGTGCTCAACGCCGTCGATCAGGCCCAGGCCGGCTGGCAGCGGATTCTGGCCGCCCGCCAAAATGTTCTGCTGGAGGCCCGGCTGGTCGAAGCGGAAATCCGCCAGTTCGAAAACGGTCTTCGAACCTCGACCGATGTCCTGGAAGCCCAGGCTCGTCTGGCCAATGCCCAAAGTGCCGAAATCCGCGCCGTCACGGAATATCAAATCTCCCTGGTAGATTTGGCCTATGCCACCGGCACCCTGATGGGAGCCGCCAAAGTGGATTGGGAGCCCGCCGCCCTTCGCCGATAG
- a CDS encoding ABC transporter permease, producing MKTLLLPPLLFLRLLLQSILLALGQIWVNKTRGLLTTLGIIIGVASVTAVVAGMNGMNAMIMENFEFFGTKKIFLWPQRPRTGPQKNADWWEIRFRPEQFEGILEHCPSVEYLTLMSRVGSMTARYKDHTAENVQVTGVEESWFKIENRSISRGRPFSYLDQRQARRVCVIPQKLQEKLYLDRDCIGQTIQLDYHTFLIIGIVEERPRAFFEGQGDRIEVFIPFQTAQSIRESWIEAMAACKSTDLAEEAKAELTFFLRKMRKVPPGEPDNFGVFFMESEVAKVRSMMTMLRLVAIAIVSISLVVGGIGIMNIMLVSVSERTREIGLRKAVGAKASAILMQFLVEAVVLCLIGGLIGLGLGHLLAKIISQTAGFLAKAQVPGWATLLAVGFSTAVGIFFGMFPAVKAARLNPIEALRHE from the coding sequence ATGAAAACGCTGCTGCTGCCCCCGCTGCTGTTCCTGCGTCTGCTGCTCCAGAGCATCCTGCTGGCCTTAGGACAAATCTGGGTCAACAAAACCCGCGGCCTTCTGACAACGTTGGGTATTATCATCGGTGTGGCCTCTGTGACGGCCGTTGTGGCCGGCATGAACGGGATGAATGCCATGATTATGGAGAACTTTGAGTTCTTCGGCACAAAAAAAATCTTTCTCTGGCCCCAGCGGCCTCGAACGGGTCCTCAGAAAAACGCCGACTGGTGGGAAATCCGCTTCCGTCCCGAACAGTTTGAAGGAATCCTCGAGCATTGTCCTTCGGTGGAATACCTGACGCTGATGAGCCGAGTGGGCAGTATGACCGCGCGCTACAAAGACCATACGGCGGAAAACGTCCAGGTCACGGGCGTCGAGGAAAGCTGGTTTAAAATTGAAAACCGCTCCATCAGCCGCGGCCGTCCCTTTTCCTATCTCGACCAGCGTCAGGCACGCCGAGTCTGCGTCATTCCCCAGAAACTCCAGGAAAAACTGTATCTGGACCGCGACTGCATCGGGCAAACCATTCAGCTGGATTACCATACGTTTCTAATCATCGGAATCGTCGAAGAACGGCCCCGGGCTTTTTTTGAAGGACAGGGAGACCGCATCGAAGTCTTTATCCCCTTCCAGACGGCCCAGTCGATACGGGAATCCTGGATTGAAGCGATGGCCGCCTGCAAAAGTACGGATTTAGCCGAAGAGGCCAAGGCGGAACTGACCTTCTTTCTGCGGAAAATGCGAAAAGTCCCGCCGGGTGAACCCGACAACTTCGGCGTTTTCTTTATGGAAAGCGAAGTGGCCAAGGTGCGTTCCATGATGACCATGCTGCGACTGGTTGCGATAGCCATCGTAAGCATTTCGCTTGTCGTCGGCGGAATCGGGATTATGAATATTATGCTCGTATCCGTCTCGGAGCGGACCAGGGAAATCGGTCTGCGCAAGGCCGTCGGAGCCAAGGCATCCGCCATTCTGATGCAGTTTCTGGTTGAAGCCGTTGTACTCTGTCTGATTGGCGGACTGATTGGGCTGGGTCTGGGGCATCTGCTGGCCAAGATTATCTCGCAGACCGCCGGCTTTCTGGCCAAAGCCCAGGTCCCCGGCTGGGCGACCCTTCTGGCCGTGGGCTTTTCTACCGCCGTCGGCATCTTTTTCGGAATGTTTCCGGCCGTCAAAGCGGCTCGTCTGAATCCCATTGAGGCCCTGCGTCATGAATAA